From Paenarthrobacter sp. A20:
TTCCTTGGCGGCCGCCCCGTGGTGGTCTACGACTCCAAATACAAAGCAGCCTCCGACGCCGGGGCCTCGCTCAGTGCCGACCATTATCAGTTGCTGGCGTACTGCACCGCGCTCCGGGTCCCCACAGCGTGGCTTGTGTACGCCGGTGCCGGGGAAGTGAAGCTGCGGCGAATCCTCAACACGGACATCGATATCGTGGAGTACCCGCTGGACCTGTCGCTGCCGCCGTCGGAGATTCTTGCGGCGGTGGCGGACCTCGCTGAGCAATCGTGGGGTGAAGTAGTACGCCAGGCTGTGGCGGGCCGGTCGGCGTCGGACTAGCCTGAGACTTAAACCGTTGGCGACAAGGAGGCATCATGGCCGGCAAGAAATCGTGGCGCGACATGAGTAAAGGTCAACGCATTTCAGTCGTGGTCAGCGGAGTGCTGAACCTGGCTCTGCTGGTGGCCGCGCAGCGCAGCATCGCCAAGACCCCGGACTCGAACATCAGGGGCAAGAAGGCCGTCTGGCGCGCAGTGTCCTTCATCAACTTCTTCGGCCCGGTCAGCTATTTCCTGTTCGGCCGCCGTCGGGATGCAGCAGGGTTGAACAGCTAAGTTCAGGCGGGCATTTTCACCGTAAAGGTGGTGCCCCGTCCCGGTTCGCTGGTCAGGGTGATGGTGCCGCCGTGGGCTTCAACGATTGCCTTGCTGATGGGCAGCCCAAGGCCGACGCCGGGGATGGTGCTGTTACGGACGCCGCCGGCCCGGAAGAACTTGGTGAACGCCTCGGCCTGCTCCTCCTCATTCATGCCCATCCCAGTGTCGGTGACCCGGCAGAACACGTAGTCTTCGTCCTCCCAGGCCGCTACTTCCACGTCGCCGCCGTCGGGGGAGTACTTGATCGCATTGGATACCAGGTTGTCCAGAACCTGGGCGATGCGGGAGGAATCAACGTGTGCTTCCAAGGCGTCGGGGAGGTCCATGGAAAGCCGAATGCCGGCTTTGGCAGCCCGGGGTTCGGCGGAGGTTACGCTGCCTCGCACCAGCTCTGCCACGTCCACTGCGTGGGGCTGGATGACAATCTGGCCGGATCTGACGGCCAGGAGGTCGGAGACGAGGGTGAGGAGTCGTTCGGCGTTGCGCCGGACAATGTCGAGCTGTTTGCGGGACCGTGCATCCAGTACGTCGGGATCATCCAGGATCAGTTCCACGTAGCCCAGGATGGAGGTCAGCGGAGTCCGGAACTCGTGGGACACGTTGGCCACAAAGTCATCCTTGGCAGCAAGCGCGTTGACCAGGTCCGTCACGTCGCTGAAGACCACTACGGAACCGGCGAACTTCCCGTCGTCGTCCACCATGGGACGCGCGCTGGTGGTAAAGGCGCGCTGCTCCTGTCCTGCTCCGAGCCACACCAACTGGTCAGTAAAGCGTTCACCGAGCACCGCACGCCGCACGGGGCGGCGGTCCGTGGGCAGCGGCGTGGTCCGGTCAGTATCAAACACCAGCAGCTGGGATTCGTTGGGGTCCTCGTTGTCCGAGGGGGTTGCCAGGGTGTGGGTTTGGCGTTGGCGGCGGTTCATGAGGATGTCATGCCCGTTGCCGTCCACGGCCACGACTCCCAGGGGCAAGGCCTCCATGACGGTGTTCAGGAGCCGTTCCTGCTTGGTGCTGACATCCAATGCTTCCTTGAGTGCCTCGTCCTTTTGCTCCATGGCGCGTTGCTGGCGCACCATGCTCAACGTCAGAACGCTGACGGAAACTCCGATCCCGAGAATCAGGATGGGGAAGAGCAGCGGTTTGGTCAGGGCCTGTTCGGTGACGTCACCACGGATAAACAAGGGGATCCACACGATACCCAACGGGCCGAGGAACGACAGGGCGATGGCCAACTTTGGATAAAGCCCCGACGCGCACAACCAGATGACCGGCAAGACCACCAAAACGCTGACGCCGGTGAGTGCCTCCTGGCCGCCCTCGCGACCGAACGAGATCGACACCATGTCCAGGATGGGAATGCTGAGGAAGCTGGCAAAGGGCAGCCGGTGCCACGGGACAATGACGCACAGCGCCAAAAGGAATGCCTGGCTGAGCAGGAATATCAGGAAGAGGGGGTTTTCCAGCGTGGCCGGGAAAAACAGCCACACCAGGATGGCCGAAATACAAACACAAACCGATAGGGGCAGCTGGCTGAGGACTACACGCATCCGCAGGGTATGTTCGTGGAAGGAGCGTTGAAAAACCAAGAGTTTCTTCTTTTCACCAATATCCCAAGTCGAAGGGTGGGTCATGGCACATCCACCACGGATGCAGAAGAAAGTCGGTTCATGAGATCAGCCTAACCATAATGGATATACTTCTGAGGTTATCGAAGGGGCTGAGGGGCTGCGATGAGTGAAGTACGTGTGGGGTTGGTCATTGAAGATGACCAG
This genomic window contains:
- a CDS encoding PLDc N-terminal domain-containing protein — translated: MAGKKSWRDMSKGQRISVVVSGVLNLALLVAAQRSIAKTPDSNIRGKKAVWRAVSFINFFGPVSYFLFGRRRDAAGLNS
- a CDS encoding cell wall metabolism sensor histidine kinase WalK, which codes for MTHPSTWDIGEKKKLLVFQRSFHEHTLRMRVVLSQLPLSVCVCISAILVWLFFPATLENPLFLIFLLSQAFLLALCVIVPWHRLPFASFLSIPILDMVSISFGREGGQEALTGVSVLVVLPVIWLCASGLYPKLAIALSFLGPLGIVWIPLFIRGDVTEQALTKPLLFPILILGIGVSVSVLTLSMVRQQRAMEQKDEALKEALDVSTKQERLLNTVMEALPLGVVAVDGNGHDILMNRRQRQTHTLATPSDNEDPNESQLLVFDTDRTTPLPTDRRPVRRAVLGERFTDQLVWLGAGQEQRAFTTSARPMVDDDGKFAGSVVVFSDVTDLVNALAAKDDFVANVSHEFRTPLTSILGYVELILDDPDVLDARSRKQLDIVRRNAERLLTLVSDLLAVRSGQIVIQPHAVDVAELVRGSVTSAEPRAAKAGIRLSMDLPDALEAHVDSSRIAQVLDNLVSNAIKYSPDGGDVEVAAWEDEDYVFCRVTDTGMGMNEEEQAEAFTKFFRAGGVRNSTIPGVGLGLPISKAIVEAHGGTITLTSEPGRGTTFTVKMPA